Part of the Paludisphaera borealis genome, CGGGCGCGGCGGAATCGGGTTCAGCGGCTTGCCTTCCATGTCGAAGGCGCTGGTGTGGCATGGGCAGAGGAAGCCCTTGCCTTCGGCGGCGAGGTTGATGGCGCAGCCGAGGTGCGGGCACTCCGCGGTAAAGGCGATCACCGGGGGCTCGACCCCGTCGGGCTGGCGGATCAGCCAGACCGAGCCCGCGGGCTCCTGGGGGTACTTCACCCAGGCGTCGACCTGGTCGTGGATGATCCCGAAGGATTGCGGAACGCCGACCTTCAACTGGTTGAGGCTGGTCACGTTCTCGAAGCTGTCGGCCTCGGCCGCATTGCCCGTCTTACGAAGCGGGCTGAGCAGGAAGGCCGCGGCCGGGATGGCGACCACCAGCTTGATCAGGCCGCCGAGGGCCAGAGAGCCGAGGCGATGAAAATCGCGGCGTGTCATTCGGTTTGCCTTTTCGAATGATGCGGGGCGGGCGTGGCAGTGGGTAAATCGCGGGCGGGAGGGATTCGCGCTGGGGCGACGTCGGGTTGGCTGGATGCGGGCCGTCAGG contains:
- a CDS encoding ubiquinol-cytochrome c reductase iron-sulfur subunit: MTRRDFHRLGSLALGGLIKLVVAIPAAAFLLSPLRKTGNAAEADSFENVTSLNQLKVGVPQSFGIIHDQVDAWVKYPQEPAGSVWLIRQPDGVEPPVIAFTAECPHLGCAINLAAEGKGFLCPCHTSAFDMEGKPLNPIPPRPMDRLDVELSKDPDPQVRVKFQRFRCLAEEKITLE